The following proteins come from a genomic window of Oncorhynchus mykiss isolate Arlee chromosome 19, USDA_OmykA_1.1, whole genome shotgun sequence:
- the LOC110497830 gene encoding serine/threonine-protein phosphatase 2A 56 kDa regulatory subunit epsilon isoform isoform X2: MDTLSDLKMKEYKRSTLNELVDYVTVSRGYLTEQAYPEVVKMVSYNIFRTLPPSDSNEFDPEEDEPTLEASWPHLQLVYEFFIRFLESQEFQPSIAKKYIDQKFVLQLLELFDSEDPRERDYLKTVLHRIYGKFLGLRAFIRKQINNIFLRFVYETEHFNGVAELLEILGSIINGFALPLKAEHKQFLVKVLIPLHTVRSLSLFHAQLAYCIVQFLEKDPALTEPVIRGLLKFWPKTCSQKEVMYLGELEEILDVIEPTQFVKIQEPLFKQISRCVSSPHFQVAERALYYWNNEYIMSLIEENSSVILPIMFASLYRISKEHWNPAIVALVYNVLKAFMEMNSTLFDELTATYKSDRQREKKKEKEREELWKKLGDLELKRGLRSDGIIPT, from the exons ATGGACACGCTGTCTGACCTGAAGATGAAGGAGTACAAGCGCTCCACGCTCAACGAGCTGGTGGACTATGTCACCGTCAGCAGGGGCTACCTGACAGAACAGGCTTACCCGGAGGTGGTCAAAATG gtgtcttacAACATATTCCGGACCCTTCCACCCAGTGACAGTAATGAGTTTGACCCAGAGGAGGATGAACCCACACTGGAGGCCTCATGGCCACACTTACAG CTGGTGTATGAGTTCTTCATACGATTCTTGGAGAGTCAGGAATTCCAGCCCAGCATTGCCAAAAAGTACATAGACCAGAAATTCGTTCTACAG cTCTTGGAACTCTTTGACAGTGAGGACCCTCGGGAGAGAGACTACCTGAAAACAGTCTTACACAGAATCTATGGGAAATTCCTGGGGCTGAGGGCTTTTATACGAAAACAGATCAATAATATTTTTCTACG TTTTGTTTATGAGACTGAGCATTTCAACGGGGTTGCTGAGTTGCTGGAGATCTTGGGAAG CATAATCAATGGTTTTGCCCTGCCGCTCAAAGCAGAGCATAAACAGTTCCTGGTCAAGGTGTTGATCCCCCTCCACACTGTTAGGAGCCTGTCCCTCTTCCACgcacag TTGGCGTATTGCATTGTACAGTTTCTAGAGAAAGACCCAGCGTTAACAGAACCA GTCATTAGGGGATTACTGAAGTTCTGGCCAAAAACCTGCAGTCAAAAAGAG GTGATGTACCTGGGAGAGCTAGAGGAGATCCTAGATGTGATCGAGCCGACACAGTTCGTCAAGATCCAGGAGCCGCTCTTCAAACAGATATCCAGATGTGTGTCCAGCCCACACTTCCAG GTGGCGGAGAGGGCCCTGTACTACTGGAACAATGAGTACATCATGAGTCTGATCGAGGAGAACTCCAGCGTCATCCTGCCCATCATGTTCGCCAGCCTCTACAGGATCTCCAAAGAGCACTGGAACCC GGCGATAGTGGCGTTGGTGTACAACGTACTAAAAGCCTTCATGGAGATGAACAGTACCTTGTTTGATGAACTCACAGCTACGTACAAGTCAGACCGTCAGCG